The following are encoded together in the Penicillium digitatum chromosome 3, complete sequence genome:
- a CDS encoding Helicase swr1: protein MQNGTSNGPSPQDERVTPVSDLTPLSGSLIESSSDSAPHEPIPSKPKDVEAAHQPEEPPSKKRRLTDSSSSQRSTPRPPSPPWKKAGFEGPTSFFSEGKRRSSRTNAVPIELQPGSDKRHTRGAQSKNVGKSARDGSKPATSSPLSVTQSRADVNGKLGGKVTANGSPRAPSRASANKPPRISQTSAPKPSYSRTKSRSSATLPRLSSTNVNGTSSRSLRDRPFLSNLSHEVDRASDDTSVDDRELEQRSLKIPKLRIKLNKPVLPIRHPGHIPQRKFTSFREWVYQNDTANILSEDEAAVEARKRLEVVTAAEPGGPLSAQVCSAYITEQQEEPPPQYSHQDHLVSHALYFQKLLDKEHKRHRQTAKLFAQWCADAYRKCHKNPEDILREQQEEMRGKRKQLSKDLQKMFDLTRADIDRVRLARWEEERKMEDQQALDRAIKKSTMLFEKRRSEILGELPSDAPVTSDDEDNASGFSSGLDEEDESNMSESESGTDDETNVDDDATLTAEELRRKYANLPAEDYTDRTSIASGSTAMTNPNESLNPEAVLDGLDSNAILEDTQLDDVDSVLMDDSDASTDMDDDMGDSDEDEEDLSDEESDEDDETRSGLLGFFSKNETPVLEDGEQASAVGHEQDIDSKSASGGEDDVDFEDQDEVSLVPIRPMTSEGTSTEGTPFYIANASETSPATGGETPAIDTPMEEELAKVEAEDAATAAPADDNDHPQPMELDHVHDGRLSGEMSSEPSPGTFATKPSEPESVSSLEPTIEKALQISHSPAPGLQTPIPHILRGTLREYQHYGLDWLAGLYKNHINGILADEMGLGKTIQTIALLAHLAVEHGIWGPHLVVVPTSVMLNWEMEFKKWCPGFKIMTYYGNQEERKQKRRGWTDDNAWNVLITSYQLVLQDQMSLKRKDWHYMILDEAHNIKNFRSQRWQALLTFKSRARLLLTGTPLQNNLTELWSLLFFLMPSDGTNGGVDGFADLKDFSEWFRRPVEQILEHGRETMDEEAKGVVTKLHTVLRPYLLRRLKADVEKQMPGKYEHVVYCRLSKRQRYLYDGFMSMAQTKETLASGNFLSIIHCLMQLRKVCNHPDLFETRQISTSFAMPRSVAMDFNLKESLVRRRLLFEHPLTKIDFDFLNLAPVSREDISRRLADDSIRLMAIGPFKSLRERQYNRTNWEMEFDGSNMQTVLESLENACRKRRMAELERCLYFESKRHGRRPIYGCSLVEFLRAGTKEHALSNAPLRKRSMADWLSSRSSVLASIILTVEERALEMHGYVQRFACVTPAAVAAGMNEAALTPVETRLLTNNRPNPPYDPFHEARMRLSIAFPDKRLLQYDCGKLQRLDKLLRDLKAGGHRALIFTQMTKMLDILEQFLNIHGHRYLRLDGTTKVESRQMLTERFNSDPRILAFILSSRSGGLGINLTGADTVIFYDLDWNPAMDKQCQDRCHRIGQTRDVHIYRFVSEYTIESNILRKANQKRMLDDVIIQEGEFTTDYFTKLNAQEIAEPDERDGQDEASAAMDRVLGNRVGGGTRVFEAAEDKEDLDAAKNAQKEQEHADDGDFEEHSTSHGTPAQVGTPLVEDTEPVPLQVSDPDAELQPGHIDDYLLRFMEWNMRDEPLVLPADKSKKKSKKGKEHHLKRRR, encoded by the coding sequence ATGCAAAACGGCACCTCCAACGGCCCATCACCCCAGGATGAACGTGTAACGCCTGTATCTGATTTGACACCCCTCAGCGGGTCTTTAATCGAAAGCTCATCGGATTCTGCCCCGCACGAGCCAATTCCTTCCAAGCCGAAAGACGTCGAAGCTGCTCATCAACCGGAAGAACCCCCATCGAAGAAACGAAGACTCACAGATTCCTCCTCGTCGCAACGTTCCACTCCTAGACCACCATCCCCGCCTTGGAAAAAGGCTGGCTTTGAGGGACCCACATCGTTCTTCTCTGAAGGCAAGCGTAGGTCTTCGCGGACAAATGCCGTCCCAATCGAGCTTCAACCTGGGTCGGACAAGAGACACACGCGGGGGGCTCAGAGTAAGAATGTTGGCAAGTCTGCTCGTGATGGGAGCAAGCCAGCTACATCCTCGCCGCTATCAGTAACGCAGTCACGCGCCGACGTCAATGGGAAACTGGGTGGAAAGGTCACTGCCAATGGATCGCCCAGAGCGCCATCGCGCGCGAGCGCCAACAAGCCGCCGCGTATCTCACAGACTTCAGCACCAAAACCAAGTTATTCGCGCACCAAATCTCGCAGCTCGGCTACCCTTCCTCGCCTTTCTAGTACCAACGTGAACGGTACTAGTTCTCGCTCGCTGCGCGATCGCCCATTCCTTTCGAATCTATCACATGAGGTCGACAGAGCTTCAGATGATACCAGCGTGGATGACAGGGAACTCGAACAAAGGTCGTTGAAAATTCCAAAACTGCGCATTAAATTGAACAAGCCTGTCCTTCCTATTCGACACCCCGGTCACATACCGCAGCGGAAATTTACATCTTTCAGAGAATGGGTATACCAAAACGACACTGCGAATATATTGTCAGAGGATGAGGCCGCGGTTGAGGCACGCAAACGGCTCGAAGTTGTGACTGCCGCTGAGCCCGGTGGACCGTTGAGCGCGCAAGTTTGCTCGGCATACATAACGGAACAGCAAGAGGAACCTCCCCCACAATACTCGCATCAGGATCACTTGGTTTCCCATGCGCTCTATTTCCAGAAACTCCTCGATAAAGAACACAAACGCCACCGGCAAACAGCCAAATTATTTGCGCAGTGGTGTGCTGACGCTTACCGGAAATGCCACAAGAACCCCGAAGACATTCTCCGTGAGCAGCAGGAGGAGATGCGTGGGAAACGCAAGCAGCTATCAAAGGATCTTCAGAAGATGTTCGACTTGACCCGTGCTGACATTGATCGGGTCCGCCTAGCACGTTGGGAAGAAGagcggaagatggaagaccAGCAGGCTCTTGATCGCGCTATCAAAAAGTCTACTATGCTCTTTGAGAAGCGTCGATCGGAGATTTTGGGTGAATTGCCCAGTGATGCTCCGGTGACaagtgatgatgaggataaTGCATCGGGCTTCTCTTCTGGCCtagacgaagaagacgagAGTAACATGTCAGAATCTGAGTCTGGAACCGACGACGAAACCAATGTGGACGATGATGCCACATTGACCGCGGAAGAGCTCCGGCGGAAGTACGCCAACTTACCGGCTGAGGACTATACCGACCGGACTTCTATAGCCTCGGGCAGCACGGCAATGACCAACCCCAACGAATCGTTGAACCCCGAAGCTGTTCTAGATGGCCTCGATTCAAACGCTATCCTCGAAGATACTCAGCTAGATGACGTTGATTCAGTGTTGATGGATGATAGTGATGCCTCCACAGACATGGATGATGATATGGGTGATAgtgacgaagacgaagaagatttAAGTGACGAGGAGtcagatgaggatgatgagacCAGATCTGGCTTGCTGGGTTTCTTCTCGAAGAATGAAACTCCTGTGCTAGAAGATGGCGAACAAGCTTCAGCTGTTGGCCATGAACAAGACATTGATAGTAAATCGGCATCTGGGGGTGAAGATGACGTTGATTTCGAAGATCAAGATGAAGTTTCTCTCGTGCCAATTAGACCAATGACCAGCGAGGGCACTTCAACGGAAGGCACACCTTTCTATATCGCCAATGCTTCTGAAACCTCTCCTGCCACTGGAGGAGAAACACCTGCCATTGACACCCCGATGGAAGAAGAGCTTGCCAAAGTCGAAGCTGAGGATGCCGCCACTGCTGCCCCCGCGGATGACAATGATCACCCCCAGCCTATGGAGTTAGATCACGTTCATGACGGCCGACTGAGCGGGGAGATGTCTAGTGAGCCATCGCCGGGAACCTTTGCAACCAAGCCATCCGAGCCTGAGTCGGTCTCATCGCTTGAACCTACAATCGAAAAGGCATTGCAAATAAGCCACTCACCTGCCCCGGGCTTACAGACACCCATTCCACACATCCTGCGTGGCACACTACGTGAATATCAACACTACGGATTAGACTGGCTTGCGGGTCTCTATAAGAACCATATCAATGGTATCCTGGCAGATGAGATGGGTCTGGGCAAAACCATTCAAACCATTGCCCTTCTTGCCCATCTTGCTGTGGAGCATGGTATCTGGGGGCCTCATTTGGTTGTTGTCCCCACAAGTGTCATGCTCAACTGGGAAATGGAGTTCAAAAAATGGTGCCCGGGGTTCAAGATCATGACTTACTACGGCAACCAAGAAGAACGCAAACAGAAACGCCGAGGCTGGACAGATGACAACGCCTGGAACGTGTTGATTACATCGTATCAACTTGTTTTGCAGGACCAAATGTCTCTCAAGCGAAAGGACTGGCACTACATGATTCTTGACGAAGCACACAACATAAAGAACTTTCGCTCACAGCGGTGGCAAGCCCTTCTTACGTTCAAGTCCCGTGCCAGGCTTCTCCTAACGGGTACACCACTCCAGAACAACCTCACAGAACTGTGGTCTCTTCTGTTCTTCTTGATGCCTTCTGATGGTACTAACGGTGGCGTTGATGGGTTTGCTGATTTAAAGGATTTCTCTGAATGGTTTCGGCGCCCTGTTGAACAAATTCTGGAACACGGCAGGGAAACTATGGACGAAGAGGCCAAGGGTGTTGTCACCAAACTTCACACTGTTCTCCGCCCgtatcttcttcgtcgactGAAGGCCGATGTCGAGAAGCAAATGCCTGGCAAGTACGAACATGTGGTTTATTGTAGGCTATCGAAGCGTCAACGATATCTCTACGACGGCTTCATGTCGATGGCCCAGACCAAGGAGACGCTCGCGTCCGGAAACTTCCTCTCCATCATCCACTGTCTGATGCAACTCCGTAAAGTGTGTAACCACCCCGATCTCTTTGAAACCAGACAAATCTCCACCTCTTTTGCAATGCCGCGGTCTGTGGCTATGGATTTCAATCTCAAAGAATCCCTCGTTCGACGACGACTTCTCTTTGAACATCCACTCACTAAGATCGACTTCGATTTCCTCAACCTTGCACCCGTGTCACGGGAAGACATCTCACGACGGCTGGCCGACGATAGTATCCGGCTGATGGCTATTGGCCCGTTCAAGTCTCTTCGGGAACGCCAGTACAACCGAACCAATTGGGAGATGGAGTTTGATGGGTCCAATATGCAGACCGTCTTAGAGTCATTGGAGAATGCATGTCGCAAGAGGCGAATGGCGGAATTGGAGCGGTGTCTCTACTTCGAGTCCAAGCGGCACGGCCGTCGGCCCATATACGGTTGCAGCCTTGTTGAATTCCTTCGGGCCGGGACCAAGGAACACGCGCTATCCAATGCACCGCTGCGGAAGCGCTCAATGGCCGACTGGTTGTCAAGCCGGTCATCTGTCCTCGCGTCGATAATTCTGACCGTTGAGGAACGGGCGCTTGAGATGCATGGCTATGTCCAGAGATTCGCCTGCGTCACCCCCGCTGCCGTCGCCGCGGGCATGAACGAAGCCGCCCTGACCCCCGTCGAGACCCGGCTTTTGACGAATAATCGCCCAAATCCGCCTTACGATCCTTTTCACGAAGCACGGATGCGTCTTTCTATTGCATTCCCGGATAAGAGATTGCTTCAATACGACTGTGGCAAACTGCAGCGCCTTGACAAACTCCTACGTGACCTCAAAGCTGGTGGTCATCGAGCCTTGATCTTCACTCAAATGACCAAGATGCTCGATATCCTCGAACAGTTCCTCAATATCCATGGCCATCGCTATCTCCGACTCGACGGAACAACGAAAGTCGAGTCCCGGCAGATGCTCACGGAACGATTCAATAGCGACCCCCGCATCCTCGCTTTCATCCTATCGAGTCGATCTGGTGGTCTCGGCATCAATCTCACGGGCGCCGACACGGTCATCTTCTACGATCTAGACTGGAACCCAGCCATGGACAAGCAATGTCAGGATCGCTGCCACCGCATCGGTCAAACACGGGACGTTCACATCTACCGCTTCGTATCCGAGTATACCATTGAATCCAACATCCTCCGCAAAGCTAACCAGAAGCGCATGCTCGacgatgtcatcatccaagaAGGCGAGTTCACCACAGACTACTTCACCAAGCTAAACGCGCAAGAGATAGCCGAACCCGACGAGCGTGACGGGCAAGACGAAGCAAGTGCTGCCATGGACCGAGTCCTTGGTAACCGCGTTGGCGGCGGAACCCGGGTCTTCGAAGCTGCCGAGGACAAGGAGGATCTGGATGCGGCAAAGAACGCTCAGAAAGAACAGGAGCATGCCGACGATGGCGACTTCGAGGAGCACAGCACTTCGCACGGAACACCGGCCCAGGTTGGAACACCCTTGGTGGAAGACACCGAGCCGGTTCCGCTGCAGGTGTCTGACCCCGATGCAGA